One Gammaproteobacteria bacterium DNA segment encodes these proteins:
- the rluD gene encoding 23S rRNA pseudouridine(1911/1915/1917) synthase RluD → MKEDEIELSIRADLGGTRLDHALAMMLPDYSRARIQGWIRAGRIHLDRHVCRPRDRVSGGEHVVIRPEFPRDERWQGQDIPLDIVFADAHILVINKPAGLVVHPGPGNPDRTLVNALIHHDEGLAAMPRAGVVHRLDKDTSGLMVVARSPAAHRSLVDQLKDRTVGREYQAIIVGVMTAGGTVDAPIGRHPSRRVAMAVVARGRPAVTHHRVLARFRAHSHVRVRLETGRTHQIRVHMAHIGYPLVGDPLYGKRLHIPRGCSAELEQALRGFGRQALHARRLALIHPHSGEELTWEAPPPGDFRHLLDELARDAAAKT, encoded by the coding sequence ATGAAAGAAGACGAGATCGAGCTGTCCATCCGGGCGGATCTGGGAGGCACCCGCCTCGACCACGCCCTGGCGATGATGCTGCCGGACTACTCCCGGGCCCGCATCCAGGGCTGGATCAGGGCCGGCCGCATCCACCTGGACCGCCACGTCTGCAGGCCCCGGGATCGGGTGAGTGGCGGCGAGCATGTGGTCATACGCCCGGAGTTCCCCCGCGACGAGCGCTGGCAGGGCCAGGACATCCCTCTGGACATCGTCTTCGCCGACGCCCATATCCTGGTCATCAACAAGCCCGCCGGGCTGGTGGTGCATCCGGGCCCGGGCAATCCCGACCGCACCCTGGTGAACGCCCTCATCCACCACGACGAGGGGCTGGCAGCCATGCCGCGGGCGGGTGTGGTCCACCGCCTCGACAAGGACACCTCGGGGCTCATGGTGGTGGCCCGCAGCCCCGCCGCCCACCGCTCCCTGGTGGACCAGTTGAAGGATCGCACGGTGGGGCGCGAATACCAGGCCATCATCGTGGGCGTGATGACCGCCGGGGGCACGGTGGACGCCCCCATTGGGCGCCATCCCAGCCGCCGCGTGGCCATGGCCGTGGTGGCCCGCGGCCGCCCCGCCGTCACCCATCATCGTGTACTCGCGCGCTTTCGCGCCCACAGCCACGTGCGGGTGCGGCTGGAAACGGGTCGCACCCACCAGATCCGTGTGCACATGGCCCACATCGGCTATCCCCTGGTGGGAGACCCCCTGTACGGCAAACGCCTGCACATCCCCAGGGGTTGCTCAGCGGAACTGGAGCAGGCCCTGCGGGGCTTCGGTCGCCAGGCCCTCCACGCCCGGCGCCTGGCCCTCATCCACCCGCACAGCGGCGAGGAACTGACCTGGGAGGCCCCGCCTCCCGGGGACTTTCGTCACCTGCTGGACGAACTGGCCCGTGACGCCGCGGCGAAGACATGA
- the pgeF gene encoding peptidoglycan editing factor PgeF — translation MTNTGLPQLHPCQWPAPANVKAHFTTRRGGHSAPPFHGFNLAGHVGDRPADVAANRRLLRRHLPAEPCWLEQVHGTRVITAGETTAAPAIADGSLTRRRGVVCAVLTADCLPILMCDAAGTQVAAIHAGWRGLAAGVIETGLAAFPEPRQVHAWIGPAIGAAAFEIGGDVRDALGDHPSAPATAFSAGRDGHWHADLAQLARARLAHAGVDSISGGGWCTAREEAHFFSYRRDGTTGRQASLIWLD, via the coding sequence ATGACAAACACCGGCCTGCCGCAGCTGCACCCCTGCCAGTGGCCCGCCCCCGCCAACGTCAAGGCCCATTTCACGACACGCCGGGGCGGCCACAGCGCGCCCCCGTTCCATGGCTTCAACCTGGCCGGCCACGTGGGCGACCGCCCCGCGGACGTGGCGGCCAACCGGCGCCTGCTGCGGCGACACCTGCCCGCCGAGCCCTGCTGGCTGGAGCAGGTCCATGGCACCCGCGTGATAACGGCCGGCGAGACGACGGCGGCGCCCGCCATCGCGGACGGCAGCCTCACCCGCCGTCGCGGCGTGGTATGTGCCGTGCTCACCGCCGACTGCCTGCCCATATTGATGTGTGACGCCGCCGGCACCCAGGTGGCGGCCATCCATGCCGGCTGGCGGGGGCTGGCGGCCGGGGTCATCGAGACCGGCCTCGCCGCCTTCCCCGAGCCGCGGCAGGTACATGCCTGGATCGGTCCCGCCATCGGCGCGGCGGCCTTCGAGATCGGCGGTGATGTGCGTGACGCCCTGGGGGACCATCCCTCTGCCCCCGCCACCGCCTTCAGCGCCGGCCGGGACGGCCACTGGCACGCGGATCTGGCCCAGCTCGCCCGGGCGCGCCTCGCGCACGCCGGCGTGGACTCCATCAGCGGCGGCGGCTGGTGTACCGCCAGGGAAGAGGCGCATTTCTTTTCTTATCGCCGGGACGGCACCACGGGCCGGCAGGCCAGTCTGATCTGGCTCGACTGA
- a CDS encoding Glu/Leu/Phe/Val dehydrogenase has product MTDKEPQGAAFRRSVDHMVDRALELMGDELDPGTREAIKTCSSVIQVRFPVRIKERVQVFTGWRAVHSTHRLPAKGGIRYASNVDQEEVEALAALMTYKCAIVDVPFGGSKGGLLIEPLNYDREDLERITRRFARELIRKGFLSPATNVPAPDMGTGQREMAWIADTYKHLEPEDINYLACVTGKPVHMGGITGRIEATGRGVQYALQEFFRHPADVRTAGLAGGLDGKRIIVQGLGNVGYHAARFLSEEDGAVIVGVIERDGAVTNVDGLNIEDLHRYLNEHKGVKGFPGASFHTHGAAILEAPCDILIPAALEGQITVDNAANIQARVIAEAANGPVTFGADDILRQRGITIIPDAYLNAGGVTVSYFEWVRNLSHMRFGRMERRYDETRGRQLLQAMSALTGRAIPDWMNDGIVRGADELDLVRSGLDDTMRLAYQQISELRTTHPDIHDLRTAAYVIAIKKIARSYMEVGLF; this is encoded by the coding sequence ATGACGGACAAAGAGCCCCAAGGCGCCGCCTTCCGGCGCAGTGTGGACCACATGGTGGACCGCGCCCTCGAGTTGATGGGCGACGAGCTGGACCCCGGCACCCGGGAGGCCATCAAGACCTGTTCCTCCGTCATTCAGGTACGCTTTCCGGTGCGCATCAAGGAACGGGTGCAGGTATTCACGGGCTGGCGCGCGGTGCACAGCACCCATCGCCTGCCGGCCAAGGGCGGGATCCGTTACGCCAGCAACGTAGATCAGGAGGAGGTGGAGGCCCTGGCCGCCCTCATGACCTACAAATGCGCCATCGTGGACGTGCCCTTCGGCGGCTCCAAGGGCGGCCTGCTCATCGAGCCCCTCAACTACGACCGCGAGGATCTGGAGCGCATCACCCGGCGCTTCGCCCGGGAACTGATCCGCAAGGGCTTCCTCAGTCCCGCCACCAACGTGCCCGCCCCGGACATGGGCACCGGCCAGCGTGAGATGGCGTGGATCGCGGACACTTACAAACACCTGGAGCCCGAGGACATCAACTACCTGGCCTGCGTCACCGGCAAGCCGGTGCACATGGGGGGCATCACGGGGCGTATCGAGGCCACCGGGCGCGGGGTCCAGTACGCCCTTCAGGAGTTCTTCCGCCATCCCGCGGACGTCAGGACGGCGGGCCTGGCTGGCGGTCTCGACGGCAAGCGCATCATCGTCCAGGGCCTCGGCAACGTGGGCTACCATGCCGCCAGGTTCCTGTCCGAGGAGGATGGCGCGGTGATCGTGGGCGTCATTGAGCGGGACGGGGCCGTCACCAACGTGGACGGCCTGAACATCGAGGATCTGCACCGCTACCTGAACGAGCACAAGGGGGTCAAGGGCTTCCCGGGGGCGTCCTTTCACACCCATGGGGCCGCCATCCTGGAGGCCCCCTGCGACATCCTCATCCCCGCCGCCCTGGAGGGCCAGATCACCGTTGACAACGCCGCCAACATCCAGGCCCGGGTGATCGCCGAGGCCGCCAACGGTCCGGTGACCTTCGGCGCCGATGACATCCTGCGCCAGCGCGGCATCACCATCATCCCGGACGCCTATCTCAACGCCGGCGGCGTCACGGTCTCCTACTTCGAATGGGTGCGCAACCTCTCCCACATGCGCTTCGGGCGCATGGAACGGCGCTACGACGAGACCCGTGGCCGCCAGCTGCTGCAGGCCATGTCCGCCCTCACCGGCCGCGCCATCCCGGACTGGATGAACGACGGCATCGTGCGCGGCGCCGACGAGCTGGACCTCGTGCGCTCCGGCCTCGACGACACCATGCGCCTGGCCTACCAGCAGATCAGCGAGCTACGCACCACCCACCCCGACATCCATGACCTGCGCACCGCGGCCTATGTCATCGCCATCAAGAAGATCGCCCGCAGCTATATGGAGGTGGGCCTCTTCTGA